The following DNA comes from Triticum aestivum cultivar Chinese Spring chromosome 3D, IWGSC CS RefSeq v2.1, whole genome shotgun sequence.
CGATAATTTTGCTAAGTATAATAAAAAATTAACATAAGTGGCAACCTTAAACTAGATGATAGCGATTTGGTGAGATGTTTTAAGTCATGCTCGGGAGTGATTGAACTACTTATACATATTTAGGAAGCTAATTAGGTGGTCATGACTTCTCCGATGGAAAACTCAACTCTTGTCGCATCAAGTTCATCAATGGCTATGCATACGCAAAAAAACACCAAAATATGTAGTCCTTCACTCCGGTAAATAATGATCAGGCAGATTGCTTCTACCCACCATCCGAAACAACTCTACTTTCATAGGCCTCAATGTTGTATTGACTGAATAGTGAATGGCATGTGGTTTTAACTCTCGTAGTTATGTCAATTTTGGGTGTTAAGTCTTCTTTTATTTATCAATTATAATCCCACTACTAATTATAATTCTCATGTTGGATTATTTACATCATGTGTTATAAAAGCCTCTCACAAATATATCAAATTGATTATGTTGTTGAGCATGTCTTAATTTATTTTTGTTTGCAGACTTGCTACTTTTTATTTCAGAATGGCCGCTTCTTAAGGTGCATTCTTAGTCTTGATGTTGTACAGTACTACTGGACAATGCGAGGGAAGTGTTTTGGCCCCTAGTGCATGTGCAcccaactaaaaagaaaaaaatgcacGGAAATAGTTCATTAATTCCTTTTTAAggcgtgtgtgcgcgcgcgcgcatttTCATTAACCAACAATATTTGTAGTGCTCCCCATAAATTAAAATAAAATTAAGTGGAAGGCTCCCCCGAAGAGACCTTTCAAAGGCAATGGAGTCGAGGTTCAGGGTCTGAGGTACTTTGAAAGTCATGGATCAACGAAAGAAGTGGATTAGCCTTGTCTTTCGGACTCGAGCCATGAGTGTGCTTCTCTCGTGAAGAGAATCTCAAAGTGGCCTTGCCTTGTTGTCGTGCCACTCGTCGAGCTCTTCCCTCATCTCCTCTTCTAATATAGGAGTAGGTCGCACTCCACAGAAAAGATCAAGCCTACTTTAACATGGTTGAAAAGTGTCAAGCTTATCGGCATACAATACACACCTTGTGAACCTATTATTTTTGTTGTTTTCACGACAACAAAACTAGTCTATGTTAAAAATGGGAGCCCGATAGCCAGCGAAAGTTTGTTGTAAGGCATCGCAATTGCAAACGTCTTTTATGATAAATTCTTGTAAAATGCTTGGCAATTTgttcaaaacacatggcaacttctGTCAAACAGTGGATTTTGATACAAAAATTGCCGTGTTCGCTTGAAAGAATTATCATGCTTCCAACACATAAATTGCCTTGGAAAACGATCTTTTTGCCATGCACCCCCAACAAACGTTTGTTGAATAACATTACCCTAAAAATGAAGCTACATTTTTTTCTCGGAAAGGAGGGAAAGCATTCAGTACCACTTTCAATAAAACGAGGAATTACTAGCTCGTCAATTTTATTCATTCATTTCCGTTAACTTTAACCAATACAATACCATAATTACTCTCTCTCATAAGTACAATATATACCCAAATGTAGAAATGCAAAACTATAGTTGTTGTATGTGGTACAATTCCTTTGCCGATCCCATTAGATCAAATTAATGTGTGCTTGTATGTGTGTATTAGTATCAGTAGTATAACTATACTCGGATATAATAACCGTAGTAGGTAACCGTTGTCACACGTCCATGTCCAGCACGAGAGGCGTGTCCCCCTTCTCGACGCTGAAGGCCTTGTGCATCTTCCCCGTGGCCGTCGCGAGCTGCACGACGTACGAGCCGTGGTACCCCCTGAACTTGAAGTTGCCGTCGCTGTCGATCTTCCCGCGCGCGTGCGACGTCCACTCCTGCCGCAGGTTGATGAACCTTTGGCCGGCGTCGTTGATGGTGCCGTCGGAGTTGACGAGGCAGGCGTCCTGGCGCCACATGTGTCCCTGCATGAACCCCCAGAGCACGACGCCCTCCACGGCCGGGTGCGCGTACGCCTCCCGGAGCACCACCTCGAGGTCCTCGGCACGGAGGCAGACGTCGGACTCGCACACGTCCAGCTCGGTGAGCCAGACGGGCAGGTCGGTGGTGGCGAGCTTGTCGAGCGCGTCGCAGATGATCTCGCCGGCGGGGTTGGTGACGTGGCCCTGCAGCCCGATGCCGCCCACGGGGGCACCCTTCTCCATGAGCGCGTTGACCTGCGCGATGTACTTCTCCGGGGTGGCGTTggggtcgccgccgccctcgacgttGTAGTCGTTGACGAAGAGGGCGGCGCCGGGGTCGAGCCTGGCCGTCTCCTTGAACATGAAGGCGTTGATGTCGTCGCCGAGGCGGTCCTGGAAGAAGGTGCCGTGGAGCATCTCGTTGTTGACGTCGTAGTGCGGGAAGCGGCCGGCGTAGCGGGTGAGGAGGCTGGTGAGGCGGCCCTGGACGGCGGCGGTGAGCTGGTCGTTGGGCAGGTCCTTGACCCACTTCTGCACCATGCGGTCGACGGCCCAGAAGATGCAGTGGCCGCGCACGGGCTTGCCGTGGCGGTCGCAGAAGTCGAGCAGCGCGTCGGGGTCGGCGTAGTTGAGCTGCCCCTGCACCGCCTCCGTGTGGTACCACTTGAGCTCGTTCTCGAACACCGCCCAGTcgaagtgcttggtgaagtagTCCACGAACGCCGGCTCCTGGATCACCGCCGGGTTGATGCACGCGCCGAACGCGAAGCTCGTGTCCATCTGCATCACCCGGATCGACGCCCCCGACACTGCCGACGACGCCCCGGCGCCGGCGAACTTGAGCACCACGTCACGCTTCCGCACCTACGTACGTACGTCCATGCACGGTCCTCATGAGTCATGGCGTTACGTGTCAACCGAAACTGACATGTGTCGTGAGTTTGGTGCCACCGTGCCAGTACATACATTTATGCAGTTTGGTGCCAAGCTAGCTTACGTGTCAACCAAAACATAGAAAAATATTGTACACCTACACCTACGGTAGCTTGTTTGCTAGTAGTAAATCTCTATCAGTTTGGAGTGATAGATGGTGCGATGTGAGAGGTCACTCACCTTGTCAGTCTTCTTCCTGAGCTTCTTGAACCGGGCCTTGCGGTCCGTGGCGAACACCTGGAGATCCATCACCTTGACGTCGACGCCGGCGGGCGCGCCCTGGACGTGCACCGCGGCGCCGGACGCGGGGCTCGCCTTGAGCCGGAACACGCCCTTGATCTCCGTCCACTTGCCGGCCTCGGCGCACACCGCGCCGCCCTCCACCACCAGTGCGCACTCCTTGCCCTCGCCGTCCACGCGAATGTTGACGCGCACCGCGTGCTCCCCGGCGGCGCCGTCGCCGAGGCCGATCCACCCGGCCACCCGGTACGTGACGCGGGGCTTGAGCGTGCCGGCGGGGATCGCCTGGCAAAGgccgtcctcctcgccgccgcggccGGCCGCGAGAATGTACCTGCCGCTCGGCCTGTACCCGTCCTCCACGTCGTTGATGGTCTCCGTGGGCACCTTCTCCGGCTCCTCGTGGCGCACCGACAGCTCCGTGCAGGACCCCAGCGGCGCCCACCCGGCGAGCCCGTCCTCCAGCGCGCTGTTCCGGATCACGTTGGCGTCGAACACCACCCCCTGAGCGCAGCTGCAGGCCATGGTGCTAGCACGAGGAGGCAGTGGGGGAGTGTGCTTGTCGTCGGTGGCAGGTGGCGCGGTGGTGCGGTGAGGCTGAGGAGGGATCGCGGCGGCCggccgtatataaagggggaagggTCGGCCATCGAGATCACGGCGAAATAGCTCGAAAGCGCACCGAACGCCGGTCGCAAAATATTGGAGAAGCTCGAAGCAACCACCACTCCTCCACAGACCATGCAtcttttcccctctctccctctctctctctctctctctctctgcttttgaGTAACAGTAAAGCTTGCGCAAGGCCTGGCGAACTAGAGACCAGCCGCGACTGGCGTGTGGGGCCGGGCGGCGTCCCGGGCCCGCGTGTCAGAGGGACGGCCGGGCGGCTGTTGGATCTGATAGGCTGTTGTTTGTGGTAAGCATGATGATGATGATTACAGGCACTACCAGAAGCACTCCTTTTCTTGGCTTTGGGAAGAGACAACTAAAAGCGGTGCTTGGTGGCCCAAACACATGCATATTTCAGGTCGATCCATCACGGTTTGGACCAATCGGGGCTTAGATTCTACATCAACTTTCCGTCGTAATTCCAGGACATTATATATCCCTAATCCTTGATCTTAACTGGACTGTGCAGCAGCCACTGAAACCGACACCAAACTCAGTAACTCAACGCACCGTCAAGCGCCATTTGCCTACCATCAAATTGCCAAGAGTACCTAGCTAAGGCATTATTAAACGAAGAGAACAACAAGAGGACGACATTGGCATGCAACAGAATGCAATGCAGAGGGCCGGCGGCAGCAACGTTGGACCTGTACGTACGTCCATAACGGCGGTGGGATCGAGGAGGATCGGCGAGACGGCGACGCGCCCAACTTGCAGCCGCCCCACCGCCGCGAAAACATggcggtcgacggcggcgacgataATGGACCATACATCGGCCGGTCGGTCGGTTTAGGCGTACGAAATCGGATTACAAAGCTTCAAGACACGAGCATCGCCCGGCGAAAAGCGAGGTTTGGTGACTCATTTTGTTCATTTCGTGGCTGTAAATGTCATGTGTTTACACGGGCCAATCACGAGCCGAGCCTGTCCATGTCCAGCAGGGGCACTggttcgctgctgctgctgctgcgtgtgtgtgtggacatacatggatggatggatggctctCGAATCATTTGGGTCGCTACGCAACGGCGATACGCGCGTACGCATGCACGAGATCGATCGGTTCGTCTTCGTGCATGCGTGACGGGCCAAGCAAGCCATGATTGACAAGGAGGAGGGAAAATAAGTTTGGAGTACATGGGAACGGCGTGCTCTGTCTGTCTGTGCTGGCTAACCGAATCTCACCAGAGGTCACGTTTGTTCGTTCGTGCGGACGGAAAAAAGTCTGCCAAACTTCCCTCCAAAGCTACGCCTCTAAGAATTGCCGCCGTTTGCACGAGGCAATGGACAAGGTCAAACCGGACCATATTCGGGTAACAGAATATGCTTCTTTTAAATGTATCCACATATCGTTAAAACTGAGTAATACAAGGTCTACACACATGGAAACCAAACAAAGACATCGATAAACTTAGGAACCTTGAAGAAGTGTGAAaaaggaccccaaaactgagatGGAAGAACGACAGCGGCAGTTTATTCCGACGCGACGCTATTCCCACCACTGGATTGGCGCCCCAAGGACAAACGGAGCCAAACCTAACTACATGCCTGAGCCGAAGCGCCAGGGTCCCCACCCCCAGCCGCTGCAGGAGCGGTAAATGGGGGCAGGGACCAATGGCTTTGCCGGTGGAGGTAGGAGGCAATGGTTTCTCCTCCCTGTTCGCCTCTCTCGTGCGGTTGGGGAAGAGAAAATACGGATGTGGGTCTCCTTTGTTGTTAACAGAATACGTTAGGCTTCCTATAAAAAAAAGGAACTTGATAACCAACGAACGTTTGATTTTTAAGGATGGCGAAACAAATGTTTTTTATTGTAAATTATATTGTCCTGAGGATGCCAATTTTCTTTAGCCCAAGCATGGCAAATCTGGCATATTCAGTTCTTTGCTGGGATTTTCCATGATTGCTACAAAAAATTGGCACCATCGTGACAGTATAAATTGCCAGAAGAAAACAATTGATTTGCCATGTGTTTACCAAACGAACGTTAGATTTTTATCATTCCCGTGAAAAAATGAGGCTGGGCTTCTACTAAAAATTAATGTTGGGCTTATGACCTCTAAGAGCTCCTTTTTGCCGCTCGACGCGGCAAATAGTCAAGCATTCACATAGGCAAGCTTGAGCGGGCCAGCACACTTAACGCGTTTCCCTGCTGCACGATTTATTTTTAGATTTATTTTTCATCGAATGCGCTACTGGATCAACACAGTAGGCCGACGCACCGTAATGACCCTGTCACTGTAGCAGTCAGGTTTTattccaaacattttttaaaatatgaaATATTTATTCATAAAAGTGAATAGTTTTTCAAAGCATGGTATGTTTTTGAAATTTCTGCACATTTGTCAGAAATATTAAACTTTGTGTAAATTCTGACCATATTTCTAAACTgggaaccagcattttttaaatacgttttgaaattctgaacaatttttgTAGATATAGAATATTTTTTGAAGCTCGTgaatttatgaaaaataaaagaaaaacaaaaaagaaaaattgaACAGTAAAATAACCAAAAACAAATCTGTAATGAGAGCAAAAGAAAACCGGTTtatgaaccttctagaaggttctgaaaATCGAAAACAGAAACCTTCACCTTACGGCTAAAATGGGCTGGTCGTCGCTCCCTCGCTCGCTCTTCCCAGTGTGATGTGTGGGTGCCCCTATATCGCGCCTTCGCCGAGTCTATCTTCTGACTCGCTGAAGGGGCGAGCAAAACGGGCCGGTCCATGCACGCGGGTAGCCACCGCCTCATTTTCAATATATATTTTTACTTGTTCTGTTTTCATTTTTTGGTTTACTTTTGCTAATTATGCTTTTGAAATTTTTTCTATAATtttt
Coding sequences within:
- the LOC123076921 gene encoding endo-1,4-beta-xylanase 1; this encodes MHGLWRSGGCFELLQYFATGVRCAFELFRRDLDGRPFPLYIRPAAAIPPQPHRTTAPPATDDKHTPPLPPRASTMACSCAQGVVFDANVIRNSALEDGLAGWAPLGSCTELSVRHEEPEKVPTETINDVEDGYRPSGRYILAAGRGGEEDGLCQAIPAGTLKPRVTYRVAGWIGLGDGAAGEHAVRVNIRVDGEGKECALVVEGGAVCAEAGKWTEIKGVFRLKASPASGAAVHVQGAPAGVDVKVMDLQVFATDRKARFKKLRKKTDKVRKRDVVLKFAGAGASSAVSGASIRVMQMDTSFAFGACINPAVIQEPAFVDYFTKHFDWAVFENELKWYHTEAVQGQLNYADPDALLDFCDRHGKPVRGHCIFWAVDRMVQKWVKDLPNDQLTAAVQGRLTSLLTRYAGRFPHYDVNNEMLHGTFFQDRLGDDINAFMFKETARLDPGAALFVNDYNVEGGGDPNATPEKYIAQVNALMEKGAPVGGIGLQGHVTNPAGEIICDALDKLATTDLPVWLTELDVCESDVCLRAEDLEVVLREAYAHPAVEGVVLWGFMQGHMWRQDACLVNSDGTINDAGQRFINLRQEWTSHARGKIDSDGNFKFRGYHGSYVVQLATATGKMHKAFSVEKGDTPLVLDMDV